The following coding sequences lie in one Helicoverpa zea isolate HzStark_Cry1AcR chromosome 2, ilHelZeax1.1, whole genome shotgun sequence genomic window:
- the LOC124644102 gene encoding lipase 3-like — MEQYPIVWTLYFLILIQSILQIDTSRPPLRPNKLVSYSLPQKRALKKALGINEDVYLNFTELTAKYDYPTEVHTVTTAEGYILKVFRILSKCSETDKQYPVLLLHGIFDTTDLWVVPGTRNGLGYVLADNCYDVWAANHRGNYYSRKHVKLDPDKDQEYWNFTFDEHGNYDLPTFIDYVLRSTGHSKLFFVGHSQGTTDYFVLTSMQPEYNDKIRLAAMLGPVAWMKNLRHPIARIGAQHYMAIKAFSENAGISEILGREHLVHFFLEFICGLVPSFCDLGLSLSTGYKPGSIPLKDISVAVAHELSGTSVKNLAHFSQLILSGRFQRYDEGSEGNLERYGTRKPPQYNVSQITSPILLITAQSDLLSTLKDIDILAPKLPNLVENYVVPEPYWSHHNHLWDLKAPDLVFSKILEYFNKYRD; from the coding sequence ATGGAACAGTATCCCATTGTATGGACCCTATATTTTTTGATACTGATACAGAGCATACTGCAGATCGACACGTCAAGGCCTCCGCTTCGGCCGAATAAACTCGTATCGTATTCCCTGCCTCAGAAACGAGCGCTCAAGAAGGCTTTGGGGATCAACGAGGATGTCTACTTGAACTTCACAGAACTAACCGCCAAATACGACTACCCAACAGAAGTGCATACAGTGACAACCGCCGAAGGTTACATTTTAAAAGTGTTCAGAATATTATCAAAGTGCAGTGAAACTGATAAACAGTACCCAGTGTTGTTGTTACATGGTATATTTGATACCACAGACTTGTGGGTAGTTCCTGGAACAAGGAATGGTCTCGGATATGTGCTGGCTGATAACTGTTACGACGTGTGGGCAGCTAACCACAGAGGCAACTATTATTCACGGAAACACGTCAAACTTGATCCTGATAAAGATCAAGAGTATTGGAATTTCACTTTTGATGAACATGGGAACTATGATCTGCCTACATTTATAGACTACGTTCTTCGAAGTACTGGACACTCGAAGTTGTTCTTCGTAGGACATTCTCAAGGCACAACTGATTACTTTGTCCTGACTTCTATGCAACCTGAATACAATGATAAGATAAGGTTGGCAGCAATGCTGGGTCCTGTGGCTTGGATGAAAAATTTAAGACATCCCATAGCCCGCATTGGTGCACAACATTACATGGCAATAAAGGCCTTTTCGGAGAATGCGGGTATCAGTGAAATATTGGGTAGAGAGCATTTAGTACATTTCTTTCTAGAGTTTATTTGTGGATTAGTTCCCAGTTTTTGTGATTTAGGGCTGTCTTTGTCAACTGGTTATAAGCCAGGTTCGATACCCCTCAAAGATATTTCTGTGGCTGTGGCCCACGAGTTAAGCGGTACTTCTGTTAAGAACTTGGCACATTTTTCCCAGTTGATTCTAAGCGGAAGATTTCAGCGTTACGATGAAGGTTCTGAAGGGAACTTGGAACGGTACGGTACTCGAAAGCCACCCCAATATAACGTGTCTCAGATCACTTCACCAATCTTGTTGATAACTGCTCAAAGTGATTTACTATCAACACTGAAAGATATCGATATTTTAGCGCCTAAACTGCCTAATTTAGTAGAAAACTACGTAGTGCCAGAACCTTATTGGAGTCATCATAATCACCTATGGGATTTAAAAGCACCTGACCTCGTGTTTTCGAAAATTTTAGAGTATTTCAACAAATATAGAGATTAG